A genomic region of Phoenix dactylifera cultivar Barhee BC4 unplaced genomic scaffold, palm_55x_up_171113_PBpolish2nd_filt_p 000100F, whole genome shotgun sequence contains the following coding sequences:
- the LOC103721650 gene encoding protein translation factor SUI1 homolog 2-like, with product MSDLDVQLPTSFAVDTPVDLLGVDPFAEANAEDSDAGAKEYVHVRIQQRNGRKCLTTVQGLKKEFSCNKILKDLKKEFCCNGTVVQDPELGQVIQLQGDQRKNVATFLVQVQQLITKVSRLELICVGEIRKKKEPLVHELVDYSTNMEIVLKKLAFTFSFSC from the exons ATGTCTGATCTCGACGTCCAGCTCCCCACTTCATTTG CTGTTGATACACCTGTTGATCTTTTGGGTGTAGATCCATTTGCTGAAGCAAATGCTGAGGACTCTGATGCTGGTGCAAAGGAGTATGTCCATGTGCGCATACAGCAGCGGAATGGCAGGAAGTGTCTGACCACTGTGCAGGGATTGAAAAAAGAGTTCAGCTGTAACAAGATTTTGAAGGATCTCAAGAAGGAGTTCTGCTGCAATGGTACTGTTGTCCAGGACCCTGAGCTGGGCCAG gttattcaaCTTCAAGGTGATCAGCGGAAGAATGTTGCTACTTTTCTAGTTCAGGTACAACAACTTATTACCAAGGTTTCTCGGTTAGAGTTGATCTGTGTTGGTGAgattagaaagaaaaaagagcccCTTGTGCATGAACTTGTAGACTATAGTACCAATATGGAGATTGTACTTAAGAAGTTGGCCTTTACTTTTTCCTTCTCATGTTGA